A single genomic interval of Nitratidesulfovibrio sp. SRB-5 harbors:
- a CDS encoding helix-turn-helix domain-containing protein: MGADKLGARVRKYREDRSLSREELADAAGLKTEFIAALEDDNLYPSIGPLQKLARALNVRLGTFMDDAVSRDPIVSRQGDREADLTMQKARNKCAAFRFHSLGKGKSDRNMEPFFIEICPEPVEDRKLSSHQGEEFILVNKGSIRVVYGKEEHLLGPGDSIYYNSIVPHYVGAEGDAPAEIYAVIYYP, translated from the coding sequence ATGGGCGCTGACAAGCTTGGCGCGCGCGTGCGCAAGTACAGGGAAGACCGCAGCCTGAGCCGCGAGGAACTCGCGGACGCCGCCGGTCTCAAGACGGAATTCATCGCCGCCCTCGAGGACGACAACCTGTATCCGTCCATCGGACCGCTACAGAAGCTCGCCCGCGCCCTGAACGTACGCCTTGGCACCTTCATGGACGACGCGGTGAGCCGCGACCCCATCGTGAGCCGCCAGGGCGACCGCGAGGCGGACCTGACCATGCAGAAGGCGCGCAACAAGTGCGCGGCCTTCCGCTTCCACTCGCTGGGCAAGGGCAAGAGCGACCGGAACATGGAGCCGTTCTTCATCGAGATATGTCCGGAGCCCGTGGAGGACCGCAAGCTGTCCTCGCACCAGGGCGAGGAGTTCATCCTGGTGAACAAGGGTTCCATCCGCGTGGTGTACGGCAAGGAAGAGCACCTGCTCGGCCCGGGCGACAGCATCTACTACAACTCCATCGTGCCCCACTACGTGGGCGCCGAAGGGGATGCCCCGGCAGAAATCTACGCCGTCATCTACTATCCCTAG
- a CDS encoding AMP-binding protein: MDEFAVRERTLGQILDETVAKYPDNDAVIYVDRDYRQTYRQFSQVVDDLAKGLMALGVRHGEKVAVWATNVPYWVALQFATAKMGAILLTVNTNYREHEIRYLLTQSECENLFIIDGFRDHDYVQTIYNMIPELKTQPRGQLRCPSLPHLKRVMFLGAEKHRGMYSVPEIISMSAMVSDEEYAERQRALDPHDVVNMQYTSGTTGFPKGVMLTHVNIGNNGYWIGKNQHFTEKDRVCLPVPLFHCFGCVLGVLAAINHGAALVILESFSPMHVMASVDQEKCTALYGVPTMFLAVLEHKLFERFDFSSLRTGIMAGSVCPEPLMRRVVEKMFMREITICYGLTEGSPVMTQSLVTDPFERRVQTVGRAMPCIEVRIVDPDTNEEVERGTQGEVVCRGYNVMKGYYNMPEATTAAIDADGWLHSGDLGVMDEEGYVVITGRIKDMIIRGGENIYPREIEEFLYGMDGVQDVQVVGVNSRKYGEEVGAFIIPKPGVEMAPEDVRDYCRGRIAWHKVPRYISFIDAYPMTASGKIQKFKLREMAADLFPEAMK, encoded by the coding sequence ATGGACGAATTCGCAGTGCGCGAACGGACCCTTGGCCAGATACTGGACGAGACCGTCGCCAAATATCCGGACAACGACGCGGTCATCTACGTGGACCGCGACTACAGGCAGACCTACCGGCAGTTCTCGCAGGTGGTGGACGACCTGGCCAAGGGGCTGATGGCCCTTGGCGTGCGGCATGGCGAAAAGGTGGCCGTGTGGGCCACCAACGTGCCCTACTGGGTGGCGTTGCAGTTCGCCACGGCCAAGATGGGCGCCATCCTGCTCACGGTGAACACCAACTACCGCGAGCACGAAATCCGCTACCTGCTCACCCAGTCGGAGTGCGAGAACCTGTTCATCATCGACGGGTTCCGCGACCACGACTACGTGCAGACCATCTACAACATGATCCCGGAACTGAAGACGCAGCCGCGCGGGCAGTTGCGCTGCCCCTCGCTGCCGCACCTGAAGCGGGTCATGTTTCTGGGCGCGGAAAAGCACCGCGGCATGTATTCCGTGCCGGAGATCATCAGCATGTCGGCCATGGTCTCGGACGAGGAATACGCCGAGCGCCAGCGCGCGCTGGACCCGCACGACGTGGTGAACATGCAGTACACCTCGGGCACCACCGGGTTTCCCAAGGGGGTCATGCTCACCCACGTGAACATCGGCAACAACGGGTACTGGATCGGCAAGAACCAGCACTTCACCGAAAAGGACCGCGTGTGCCTGCCGGTGCCGCTGTTCCACTGCTTCGGCTGCGTGCTGGGGGTGCTGGCCGCCATCAACCACGGGGCCGCGCTGGTGATCCTGGAGAGCTTCAGCCCCATGCACGTCATGGCGTCCGTGGACCAGGAAAAGTGCACCGCCCTGTACGGGGTGCCCACCATGTTCCTGGCCGTGCTGGAGCACAAGCTGTTCGAGCGCTTCGACTTCAGTTCGCTGCGCACCGGCATCATGGCCGGTTCCGTCTGCCCGGAACCACTGATGCGCCGGGTGGTCGAAAAGATGTTCATGCGCGAGATCACCATCTGCTACGGCCTGACCGAAGGTTCGCCGGTGATGACCCAGAGCCTGGTCACCGACCCCTTCGAACGCCGCGTGCAGACCGTGGGCCGGGCCATGCCGTGCATCGAGGTGCGCATCGTGGACCCGGACACCAACGAGGAAGTGGAGCGCGGCACCCAGGGCGAGGTGGTCTGCCGGGGCTACAACGTGATGAAGGGCTACTACAACATGCCCGAAGCCACGACTGCCGCCATCGACGCCGATGGCTGGCTGCATTCCGGCGACCTTGGCGTCATGGACGAGGAAGGCTACGTGGTCATCACCGGCCGCATCAAGGACATGATCATCCGGGGCGGCGAGAACATCTACCCCCGCGAGATCGAGGAGTTCCTGTACGGCATGGACGGCGTGCAGGACGTGCAGGTGGTGGGCGTGAACAGCCGCAAGTACGGCGAGGAAGTGGGGGCGTTCATCATTCCCAAGCCCGGGGTGGAGATGGCGCCGGAAGATGTGCGCGACTACTGCCGTGGGCGCATCGCCTGGCACAAGGTGCCGCGCTACATCAGCTTCATCGACGCCTATCCCATGACCGCCAGCGGCAAGATCCAGAAGTTCAAGCTGCGCGAGATGGCGGCGGATCTGTTTCCCGAGGCCATGAAATAG
- a CDS encoding FAD-binding protein: MSLEADVLVAGAGFAGLRAAMAAAVAGRGLRVIVLAPHEGPGGSSFAGHAGSLGVLAPADDEERDAILERALSIAHPGTADPALVRLLLEQGEPRLRELEQWGVPLATGPGGARLRRSACFFPEMAVAGVIPDCAAAHAAMLRVALAAGVEVLSGFTLAALGVEGGPPGSALCLDRAGNVLPVRARSVVLAVGGPAALFVNDVSGAGQTGTGLGFARGCGARTGNASFLQFLWYEGGQPFPFLPERAHELEVAGLDGVPAALPRELRPHVASRATHAPWGWGMPDAALDAWLLARMTPAGVVPVRYHGEREPRLLSLMAQAGNGGALIDADGRTSVAGLFACGECATGMHGANRIGGAMVLAAHVFGHRAGIAAALHAHSALLPPPPTAPDAAERQSAHHPLRLREAMQRHCLPGMPGEALQAARPGAVGPAGPERQQQDLELFTERLKALLLLPAVDMLDRARVLSCLTVAEHRLRRLRAEREAVSPAPAA, from the coding sequence ATGTCGCTGGAAGCGGACGTACTCGTAGCCGGTGCCGGGTTTGCCGGTCTGCGCGCCGCCATGGCCGCCGCCGTCGCGGGGCGCGGCCTGCGCGTCATCGTGCTGGCCCCGCATGAAGGGCCGGGCGGCTCGTCCTTTGCGGGGCATGCGGGCTCGCTGGGCGTGCTGGCCCCTGCCGACGACGAGGAGCGCGACGCCATCCTGGAGCGTGCCCTGTCCATCGCCCATCCCGGCACGGCGGACCCGGCGCTGGTGCGCCTGCTGCTGGAACAGGGCGAACCCCGCCTGCGCGAATTGGAGCAGTGGGGCGTGCCGCTGGCCACCGGGCCGGGCGGCGCGCGGCTGCGCCGCAGCGCGTGCTTTTTTCCGGAAATGGCCGTGGCCGGGGTTATCCCCGACTGTGCGGCGGCCCACGCAGCCATGCTGCGCGTGGCCTTGGCCGCCGGGGTCGAGGTGCTGTCGGGTTTTACCCTGGCCGCGCTGGGCGTGGAGGGCGGTCCACCCGGCAGCGCGCTGTGTCTGGACCGGGCCGGCAACGTGCTGCCGGTGCGCGCCCGGTCCGTGGTGCTGGCCGTGGGCGGTCCCGCCGCCCTGTTCGTCAACGACGTCTCCGGCGCCGGGCAGACCGGCACGGGGCTGGGCTTTGCCCGAGGCTGCGGCGCCCGCACCGGCAACGCCTCGTTTCTCCAGTTCCTGTGGTACGAAGGGGGGCAGCCCTTCCCCTTCCTGCCCGAGCGGGCGCATGAACTGGAAGTGGCCGGACTGGACGGCGTGCCCGCCGCCCTGCCGCGCGAACTTCGCCCCCATGTGGCCAGCCGGGCCACCCATGCCCCGTGGGGCTGGGGCATGCCCGATGCAGCGCTGGACGCCTGGCTGCTGGCCCGCATGACCCCGGCGGGGGTGGTGCCGGTGCGCTACCATGGCGAACGCGAGCCGCGCCTGCTGTCGCTCATGGCGCAGGCGGGCAACGGCGGGGCGCTCATCGACGCGGACGGGCGCACCTCGGTTGCGGGGCTGTTCGCCTGTGGCGAATGCGCCACCGGCATGCACGGGGCCAACCGCATCGGCGGGGCCATGGTGCTGGCCGCCCATGTCTTCGGGCACCGGGCGGGCATTGCGGCGGCCCTGCATGCCCATTCCGCGCTGTTACCCCCGCCGCCCACCGCGCCCGATGCGGCGGAGCGCCAGTCTGCCCACCATCCGCTGCGCCTGCGCGAGGCCATGCAGCGCCACTGTCTGCCGGGCATGCCCGGAGAGGCGTTGCAGGCCGCACGCCCCGGCGCGGTGGGGCCTGCAGGCCCCGAACGGCAGCAGCAGGACCTGGAGTTGTTCACGGAGCGGCTGAAGGCGCTGTTGCTGCTGCCTGCCGTGGATATGCTGGACCGTGCCCGCGTTCTTTCCTGCCTGACCGTGGCCGAACATCGCCTGCGCCGTCTGCGCGCAGAGCGCGAGGCCGTGTCCCCCGCCCCGGCGGCGTAG